The following proteins come from a genomic window of Marinihelvus fidelis:
- a CDS encoding VWA domain-containing protein, which translates to MNRRSWALAVMACALAPIAQAQNDPMAAVAEQAAVLESAPTLSQGAHDFDAGAMADGAFVWVQAEADGFYTLSLSQPGALVLVSFPNADGRYDGRTKPDRLASAAHLDTAPELGPLLLSTGHPYLLSVSSKTGAATLTVAKTADAPDLSEAPEAGATLTDGDLYFELTSTLELTLPASPSARKVEVIAETRARPDIRLDGVPVPPGGRYPLVTDSALKLRLQPPAGDAPPPRVLVRLGPAPDGLDETEPNEKTANPLTPGQPFRGMLLQNDDDLLSFSLDSPADLALAIDLPAPDARLDVELRRVEGSAATSLWSRAPARGGLASTPLSLAAGNYELLLERRDNAATAAAYTLSLTPGQAARPNQEAEPNDSLAAAQPLTDALRVSGSAAADDIDVYSFVVPDDKPEHLWRVFTVDADRVQLTGADGPVADVRATGRRSTADALALVPGEYFATVRAGGDYLLRVMDLGPRPSDFEGEPNNDANDGQRLVFGSGVRGGFHSKGDIDYYLFRLDGETAIELDIRPPEGGGMDAKLFQGRTQVGARVIFEDGEGAYTFRSLLPAGDWALALRSLEEAIQDTYEVNIKRLPALASNEPDDLPRQATKLPRDGDLAGTVGGFDPADQVFVPLPAGEGQAALLCATPPGSRPARQRLYHWSDDSKVADLREGIALFDYAPELGGAVRLGLDGGESAVDYACSLRFPPGTAAPDGTPLSADENGVMTLAPGQTGRVTLPAEGDDPVLALDLEPGQFGFASCRQPGAEALDPSSRVWVLEDVREPLRETLGDLKPLIAGEAPRLRLSRSYAQRLEGGELPMNIDCTLYTPAELPRPADMGPAAEFVIFETTTGADGEPTTQAGPPPPGLEALLAAEPPERQPEGDLPVTLAIAEPPTLAGFSDAGQQFTASVSVANDSPERQSLDIGFSVPGDGWQIEPASRTAELAPGSKAEITAHVTAPPWISPAQRPQLVVTASAGSAFAADAVAIPVLATSLPLDPVTYWHAPDALRGGLNVLHHGLGARITHWGDEAADDNVQAREAALHDGLAPHTGSVNLPPDVAFKLAVPAEIAGVMVQLRSTVDASRWPTAIEVHAPDGADGWRRVALAALRSNHAPQYLVFDQPVTVDRLRFTFPNENGNNQQVYIQDLQAIVTPGTHPQGLAPINIADPDLGGHVVWANSNFGGSWNSELLVARPERSNSGWPNPRKTRTATATLAFHQDRAARVQSIHWLGDEKDQLRIAAARVDASLEGPNGPWRSLGTLEAPATGDLQSTLTLPSPAWARYLRLTFDLPETGSPVGPDGIRVIEAPGHSVLGLWEDDQPRAAYEAMHDLAPDAAVEPIGGPSRDAAVALPMGQTVASSAVIERNEDWWSFEVPAGQVHGLQLSFERERPEVVAELSTSAGDSVALEQSGAANELQAVLQPGSYHLRVYEPPRSVVITWDTSGSVAHYIPRTLAAVRTWGRSLQPGRDALQLLPFGTEGFLLEDWAETPEALEPALRELPESQSSDSETALVIAAKGLQERQGARGIVVMTDAETSMRSELWPELLKTMPRVVALSVDSDSRANAAVMMDWANINGGRFQRVIGPLGLADGMDMANALFRAPKPYAMTATLEELVEPEGEAELTIQAVAGAPATGAVELILDASGSMLQQMEGRRRIDIAHEALTKLVTDTLPEGTPFAFRAFGLEEDACLTELKIPLAPLDRDAAARVIGAVPAINLAKTAIADSLRAAGNDLAEASEPRVVVLVTDGEETCDGDPEAAIEELRQAGLDARVNIVGFAIDDAALAETFAGWADAGGGSYFDASGAEALQGAIGDALKPRFDIIRTYLDGRQETVGRATLGETITVPAGRLTLAPGSAATGDAVTLQVAPQAQLTLDYAPGQGLSLLEQADE; encoded by the coding sequence ATGAACCGACGCAGCTGGGCCCTGGCCGTGATGGCCTGCGCACTGGCGCCGATCGCGCAGGCGCAGAATGACCCGATGGCGGCCGTGGCCGAACAGGCTGCCGTCCTGGAATCCGCGCCGACCCTGTCGCAGGGCGCCCACGATTTCGATGCCGGGGCCATGGCCGACGGCGCCTTCGTCTGGGTCCAGGCTGAAGCCGATGGCTTCTATACCCTCAGCCTGTCCCAGCCCGGCGCGCTTGTCCTGGTCAGTTTTCCCAACGCCGATGGCCGCTATGACGGCCGCACCAAGCCGGACCGGCTGGCTTCGGCTGCCCACCTGGACACGGCCCCGGAACTCGGGCCGCTGCTGCTGTCAACCGGCCACCCTTACCTGCTCAGCGTCAGTTCGAAAACGGGCGCGGCGACGTTGACCGTGGCGAAGACCGCGGATGCCCCGGACTTGAGCGAAGCGCCCGAAGCCGGCGCCACCCTTACCGATGGCGACCTATACTTTGAACTCACCTCCACCCTTGAACTGACGCTGCCGGCGAGCCCGTCGGCGCGCAAGGTGGAGGTGATCGCCGAGACCCGCGCCCGGCCGGACATTCGCCTGGACGGCGTGCCGGTCCCCCCCGGTGGGCGCTACCCGCTGGTCACCGACTCGGCGCTGAAATTGCGCCTGCAGCCCCCGGCCGGCGACGCGCCGCCACCCCGTGTCCTGGTTCGACTGGGCCCCGCACCGGACGGCCTCGACGAAACCGAGCCCAACGAGAAAACCGCCAACCCGCTCACCCCGGGCCAGCCGTTCCGGGGCATGCTGCTGCAGAATGACGATGACCTGCTGTCCTTCAGCCTGGACAGCCCCGCCGACCTGGCGCTGGCCATCGACCTGCCGGCACCCGACGCCCGCCTGGACGTGGAACTGCGCCGCGTGGAGGGCAGCGCGGCGACATCGCTGTGGTCGCGCGCGCCGGCGCGCGGCGGCCTGGCATCGACCCCGCTGTCACTCGCCGCGGGAAACTATGAACTGCTGCTGGAGCGCCGTGATAACGCCGCCACGGCCGCGGCTTACACGCTGTCGCTCACGCCGGGCCAGGCCGCCCGGCCGAACCAGGAGGCCGAACCCAACGACAGCCTGGCCGCTGCCCAGCCACTGACCGACGCGCTGCGCGTGTCCGGCAGTGCCGCCGCCGATGACATCGACGTCTATTCCTTCGTCGTGCCCGACGACAAGCCCGAGCATTTGTGGCGCGTGTTCACCGTGGACGCGGACCGGGTCCAGCTTACCGGCGCCGACGGCCCGGTCGCCGACGTGCGCGCCACGGGCCGGCGCTCCACCGCCGACGCCCTGGCGCTGGTGCCCGGCGAGTATTTCGCCACGGTGCGTGCCGGGGGTGACTACCTGCTCCGGGTCATGGACCTGGGCCCCCGACCATCGGACTTCGAAGGCGAACCCAACAACGACGCCAATGACGGCCAGCGACTGGTCTTTGGCAGTGGCGTGCGCGGCGGTTTCCACAGCAAGGGCGACATCGACTATTACCTGTTCCGCCTGGATGGCGAAACCGCCATCGAACTCGACATCCGCCCGCCGGAAGGCGGCGGCATGGACGCCAAGCTCTTCCAGGGCAGAACCCAGGTGGGCGCGCGGGTCATCTTCGAGGACGGCGAAGGCGCCTATACCTTCCGCTCCCTGCTGCCGGCCGGCGACTGGGCACTGGCGCTGCGCAGCCTGGAAGAAGCGATCCAGGACACCTACGAGGTCAACATCAAGCGCCTGCCGGCCCTGGCCAGCAACGAGCCGGACGACCTGCCGCGGCAGGCCACCAAGCTGCCACGTGACGGCGACCTCGCGGGCACCGTGGGCGGCTTCGACCCGGCCGACCAGGTGTTTGTCCCGCTGCCGGCAGGTGAAGGCCAGGCCGCCCTGCTCTGCGCCACGCCGCCGGGCTCGCGGCCGGCACGGCAGCGCCTGTATCACTGGTCCGACGACAGCAAGGTCGCCGACCTGCGCGAGGGCATCGCCCTGTTCGACTATGCGCCCGAGCTGGGCGGCGCGGTGCGGCTGGGCCTGGACGGCGGCGAGAGCGCCGTGGACTACGCCTGTTCATTGCGTTTCCCGCCTGGTACGGCGGCACCGGACGGCACGCCGCTGAGCGCGGATGAGAATGGCGTGATGACCCTGGCCCCGGGCCAGACCGGCCGTGTGACCCTCCCCGCCGAGGGCGATGACCCCGTACTGGCCCTGGATCTTGAGCCCGGGCAATTCGGGTTCGCCAGTTGCCGCCAGCCCGGCGCCGAGGCCCTGGACCCATCGTCGCGGGTCTGGGTCCTGGAGGATGTTCGCGAGCCACTGCGTGAAACCCTTGGCGACCTGAAACCACTGATCGCAGGGGAAGCGCCAAGGCTGCGGCTGAGCCGCAGCTATGCGCAGCGCCTCGAGGGTGGCGAACTGCCGATGAATATCGACTGCACACTGTACACGCCGGCCGAACTGCCGCGCCCCGCCGACATGGGCCCGGCCGCCGAGTTCGTGATCTTCGAGACCACCACCGGTGCCGACGGTGAGCCGACGACACAAGCGGGGCCGCCGCCACCCGGCCTGGAAGCCCTGCTGGCGGCAGAGCCCCCGGAGCGCCAGCCCGAGGGGGACCTGCCCGTCACGCTGGCCATTGCCGAACCGCCGACACTGGCGGGCTTCAGCGATGCCGGACAGCAGTTCACGGCTTCTGTCAGCGTGGCCAATGACTCGCCCGAGCGCCAGTCGCTCGATATCGGTTTTTCAGTGCCCGGCGATGGCTGGCAGATCGAGCCGGCCAGCCGCACGGCTGAACTGGCGCCAGGCAGCAAGGCTGAAATCACGGCCCACGTGACGGCGCCCCCCTGGATCAGCCCGGCGCAGCGCCCGCAACTGGTGGTCACCGCCAGCGCCGGCAGCGCATTCGCCGCCGATGCCGTGGCCATACCCGTGCTGGCCACGAGTCTACCGCTCGACCCGGTCACGTACTGGCACGCACCGGACGCGCTACGTGGCGGCCTGAACGTGTTGCACCACGGCCTGGGCGCACGCATCACCCACTGGGGCGACGAGGCCGCCGACGACAATGTCCAGGCCCGCGAAGCCGCGCTCCACGATGGCCTGGCGCCACACACCGGCAGCGTCAACCTGCCGCCCGACGTGGCCTTCAAACTCGCCGTGCCCGCTGAAATCGCCGGCGTGATGGTGCAGTTACGCAGCACCGTGGACGCGTCGCGCTGGCCAACCGCCATCGAGGTGCACGCCCCGGACGGCGCCGATGGCTGGCGCCGTGTCGCGTTGGCCGCCCTGCGCTCCAACCACGCGCCGCAGTACCTGGTGTTCGACCAACCGGTCACCGTCGATCGGTTGAGATTCACGTTCCCGAATGAAAACGGCAACAACCAGCAGGTCTATATCCAGGACCTGCAGGCGATTGTCACGCCCGGCACCCACCCGCAGGGCCTGGCCCCCATCAACATCGCGGACCCGGACCTGGGCGGACACGTGGTCTGGGCGAACTCGAATTTTGGCGGCAGCTGGAACAGTGAACTGCTGGTGGCGCGGCCGGAGCGCTCCAACAGTGGCTGGCCCAATCCGCGCAAGACCCGTACCGCGACCGCCACCCTGGCCTTTCACCAGGACCGCGCCGCCCGGGTGCAGTCCATCCACTGGCTGGGTGATGAGAAAGACCAGCTGCGCATTGCCGCCGCCCGTGTCGATGCCAGCCTGGAAGGCCCCAATGGCCCCTGGCGCTCACTCGGCACACTGGAGGCGCCGGCGACCGGTGATCTGCAGAGCACGCTCACGCTGCCATCACCGGCCTGGGCGCGCTACCTGCGGCTGACCTTCGACCTGCCGGAAACCGGCAGCCCGGTGGGCCCCGATGGCATCCGGGTCATCGAGGCGCCCGGCCACTCGGTGCTGGGCCTGTGGGAAGACGACCAGCCCAGGGCCGCGTACGAGGCCATGCATGACCTGGCCCCGGACGCGGCCGTCGAACCCATCGGCGGCCCCAGCCGCGATGCCGCCGTGGCGTTGCCGATGGGGCAAACGGTCGCGTCATCCGCGGTCATCGAGCGCAACGAGGACTGGTGGTCATTCGAGGTGCCGGCCGGGCAGGTGCACGGCTTGCAGCTGTCGTTCGAGCGCGAGCGCCCGGAAGTGGTCGCCGAGCTGTCGACCAGCGCCGGCGATTCCGTTGCCCTGGAACAGAGCGGCGCGGCCAACGAACTCCAGGCCGTGCTGCAACCGGGGAGCTACCACCTGCGTGTCTACGAACCACCCCGGTCGGTGGTGATCACCTGGGACACGTCAGGCAGCGTCGCCCACTACATTCCACGGACCCTTGCGGCCGTGCGCACCTGGGGGCGCTCGCTGCAGCCCGGCCGGGACGCGCTGCAGCTGCTGCCTTTCGGCACCGAGGGCTTCCTGCTTGAAGACTGGGCCGAGACGCCGGAGGCCCTGGAGCCCGCGCTGAGGGAACTGCCGGAAAGCCAGTCCAGCGATTCCGAGACCGCCCTGGTCATCGCTGCGAAGGGCCTGCAGGAGCGCCAGGGCGCGCGTGGCATCGTCGTCATGACGGATGCCGAAACCAGTATGCGCAGCGAACTCTGGCCGGAATTGCTGAAGACCATGCCGCGCGTCGTGGCACTCTCGGTGGATTCCGACAGCCGCGCCAACGCGGCGGTGATGATGGACTGGGCCAACATTAACGGCGGCCGTTTCCAGCGCGTCATCGGCCCACTGGGCCTGGCCGACGGCATGGACATGGCCAACGCCCTGTTCCGTGCGCCCAAGCCCTACGCCATGACGGCGACGCTGGAAGAACTGGTTGAGCCCGAAGGCGAGGCCGAACTGACCATCCAGGCCGTGGCCGGCGCGCCGGCCACCGGCGCAGTCGAACTGATCCTGGATGCCTCAGGCTCCATGCTGCAGCAGATGGAAGGCCGGCGGCGCATCGACATTGCCCACGAGGCGCTGACGAAGCTGGTGACCGACACGCTGCCGGAAGGCACGCCGTTCGCGTTCCGCGCCTTCGGCCTGGAGGAAGACGCCTGCCTGACCGAGCTGAAGATTCCGCTGGCGCCGCTGGACCGTGACGCCGCGGCCCGCGTGATCGGCGCGGTACCGGCCATCAACCTGGCCAAAACGGCCATTGCCGACAGCCTGCGCGCCGCCGGCAACGACCTGGCCGAGGCCTCTGAACCGCGCGTGGTGGTGCTGGTCACCGACGGCGAGGAGACCTGCGACGGCGACCCCGAAGCCGCCATCGAGGAACTCCGCCAGGCCGGACTGGACGCGCGCGTGAACATCGTCGGTTTCGCCATCGACGATGCCGCGCTGGCCGAGACCTTCGCCGGCTGGGCCGACGCCGGGGGCGGCAGCTACTTCGACGCCAGCGGCGCCGAGGCCCTGCAGGGCGCCATCGGCGATGCGCTGAAACCGCGCTTCGATATCATCCGCACCTACCTGGACGGCCGCCAGGAAACCGTCGGCCGCGCCACCCTGGGAGAAACCATCACGGTTCCGGCCGGGCGCCTGACGCTGGCGCCGGGCTCGGCCGCCACCGGCGATGCCGTCACCCTGCAGGTGGCGCCGCAGGCACAGCTGACGCTGGACTACGCGCCGGGACAGGGCCTGTCACTTTTGGAGCAAGCTGATGAGTGA
- a CDS encoding PH domain-containing protein: MTFTNPQLDTDRLPRAAALDLHPLPPEHRREILVQSAIVVTVFLLLSLVPQAIVAIPSPVRVALLALPAAALLLGGLLTVLAVVRFRRKGYALRAHDVVFRTGLFWRKTTVLPFDRVQHAEVTHGPLQRRFGLATLKFFTAGGSSVDLQIEGLLAADAERLRETVLARSGHG; this comes from the coding sequence ATGACATTTACCAACCCGCAACTTGACACCGACAGGCTGCCGCGTGCGGCCGCACTCGACCTGCACCCGCTGCCGCCCGAGCATCGCCGCGAGATTCTCGTCCAGTCGGCCATCGTGGTGACGGTTTTCCTGCTGCTGTCCCTCGTGCCGCAGGCCATCGTGGCGATTCCTTCGCCGGTCAGGGTGGCACTGCTCGCCTTGCCGGCCGCGGCCCTGTTGCTGGGCGGACTGCTGACGGTACTGGCCGTGGTACGGTTCCGCCGCAAAGGTTATGCGCTCAGGGCGCATGATGTCGTGTTCCGCACCGGCCTGTTCTGGCGCAAGACCACCGTGCTGCCATTTGACCGGGTGCAGCATGCGGAGGTGACCCACGGGCCGCTGCAGCGCCGGTTCGGGCTGGCCACGCTGAAGTTCTTTACCGCCGGCGGCTCCAGTGTCGACCTGCAGATCGAAGGCCTGCTGGCCGCTGATGCCGAGCGACTGCGGGAAACGGTCCTGGCGCGTAGCGGACATGGCTGA
- a CDS encoding PH domain-containing protein encodes MAETDVPQAGGDDWKRVSPLAALDFLVVMVRHGFIQALPAFAVLVASAFNSERLDLAWVLGLGVLVVLAGAAWSVLSYLRFGYREQPGRIEVRKGVLHRETLKVAFDRIQNVAVHEPFYMRPFGMAAVGIDTAGSSGKEIRLPGIALEPARQMRQRLVLAAEGHDGEHGGTVEADDGREHVRGQVLLRLSRQDVVIAGLTANFMIWVAVAFATVMGSGDTAENLLAWVGARLDLAGIADALRQTGGPWLLGLAASLAFLLAVMVLPLISVIGALFRYDGFTLSVDGDRFRCASGLLSRHDNSVRTHKIQAVTWKQSAVGLLFARFNLQLRQASAGTAAGAEIQPGAPGQRAFQVPSLRPGEATDLTAKFLPGCDAGAPRLTGVDGRAFMLVNAGFVLAPITLGMVTAALLVHPAFLVVWCVIATLVIAITWRCWKQAGWAVVGDHAVTRRGFIGSSSTWFPLSKVQRVDLVQTPLQARRGLAHLVIHLASHSMTVFWMRFEDAERLRDLAIAQAETSRQPWF; translated from the coding sequence ATGGCTGAAACCGACGTGCCGCAAGCGGGCGGTGATGACTGGAAGCGGGTCTCGCCACTGGCCGCGCTGGACTTCCTGGTGGTCATGGTCCGGCACGGATTCATCCAGGCATTGCCCGCCTTCGCGGTGCTGGTGGCCAGCGCCTTCAATTCCGAGCGGCTCGATCTCGCCTGGGTGCTGGGCCTTGGCGTGCTGGTCGTACTGGCCGGCGCCGCCTGGTCGGTGCTCAGCTACCTGCGCTTTGGTTATCGCGAGCAGCCGGGGCGCATCGAGGTCCGCAAGGGCGTGCTGCATCGCGAGACGCTGAAAGTCGCCTTCGACCGCATCCAGAACGTGGCGGTGCATGAGCCGTTCTACATGCGCCCGTTTGGCATGGCCGCTGTCGGTATTGATACCGCCGGCAGCAGTGGCAAGGAGATCCGCCTGCCAGGTATCGCCCTGGAACCGGCGCGGCAGATGCGCCAGCGCCTGGTGCTGGCGGCGGAAGGCCATGATGGCGAGCACGGGGGTACAGTTGAAGCCGACGACGGGCGCGAGCACGTGCGCGGCCAGGTCCTGCTTCGGCTGAGCCGGCAGGACGTTGTCATCGCCGGCCTGACTGCGAATTTCATGATCTGGGTGGCGGTCGCGTTTGCCACCGTCATGGGCTCCGGCGACACGGCGGAGAACCTGCTGGCCTGGGTGGGCGCGCGGCTGGACCTGGCGGGCATCGCGGACGCGCTCAGGCAGACCGGCGGACCCTGGCTGCTGGGCCTGGCGGCCTCGCTGGCGTTCCTGCTGGCCGTGATGGTGCTGCCGCTGATTTCGGTCATCGGCGCGCTGTTTCGCTATGACGGCTTTACCCTGAGCGTGGATGGCGACCGCTTCCGTTGCGCCAGCGGCCTGCTCAGCCGCCACGACAACTCGGTTCGAACCCACAAGATCCAGGCAGTGACCTGGAAACAGAGCGCCGTGGGCCTGTTGTTCGCGCGCTTCAACCTGCAGTTGCGCCAGGCCAGTGCCGGCACGGCGGCCGGTGCGGAGATCCAGCCCGGTGCCCCGGGCCAGCGTGCCTTCCAGGTGCCGTCATTACGGCCCGGCGAGGCGACGGACCTGACCGCGAAGTTTTTGCCCGGCTGCGATGCCGGGGCCCCACGATTAACGGGAGTTGATGGACGCGCCTTCATGCTGGTGAATGCCGGCTTTGTGCTGGCGCCGATAACGCTGGGCATGGTCACCGCCGCCTTGCTGGTGCACCCGGCGTTCCTGGTCGTGTGGTGCGTGATCGCCACGCTGGTCATTGCCATCACCTGGCGCTGCTGGAAACAGGCGGGCTGGGCGGTAGTCGGTGACCACGCGGTAACACGCCGTGGCTTTATCGGCTCCAGCAGTACCTGGTTTCCGCTCAGCAAGGTCCAGCGGGTCGACCTGGTGCAGACACCCTTGCAGGCCCGCCGTGGGCTGGCCCACCTGGTTATCCACCTGGCGTCCCATTCAATGACGGTCTTCTGGATGCGTTTTGAAGATGCCGAGCGGCTGCGAGACCTGGCCATCGCGCAGGCCGAGACCAGTCGGCAGCCCTGGTTCTAG
- a CDS encoding molybdopterin-dependent oxidoreductase, whose translation MSVLHRRTLLQAMALAGVGTALKPLALLASATPSVRPMPTGKLADWFILHNDRPWALETRRAAYGIAPITPQSAFFVRNNLPTPPESIIANRDGWRFEVSGVARPGSLTLAELKALPTRVVASVLQCSGNGRAFFPHRPSGSPWSLGAAGCALWTGVRVADVLEHFGGALEEAQYLTATGAEDLPEGVDADQVVVERSIPLDKGMDDCLLAWEMNGEPLPLVHGGPLRLIVPGYYGVNNVKWVRRLAPTAAESGAKIQVSGYRVREVGESGGPQHPSMWRMNVKSWLNGPGGDGGPVVAGKAMLYGVAFSGERGVSRVEVSADEGQTWREADFVGPDLGPNAWRSFVLPVELAAGEYRFVSRATDRQGDTQPADATPNHRGYGHNGWRDAALTVNVVNTLPAAAEPEPGESVHQNAVATPTAAVDTPLSPLAREGRAVYLDRAQPACGACHTLADAGSAGVTGPNLDVLKPGADRVRLAVEQGVGAMPAFDALLTETEIEALAAYVAEATR comes from the coding sequence ATGAGCGTTCTGCACCGTCGAACCCTGCTCCAGGCCATGGCGCTGGCCGGCGTGGGCACGGCACTGAAGCCGCTGGCACTATTGGCCAGTGCCACGCCGTCGGTCCGCCCCATGCCGACGGGCAAGCTGGCGGACTGGTTCATCCTGCACAACGACCGGCCGTGGGCGCTGGAAACCCGGCGCGCCGCGTACGGCATCGCACCCATCACGCCGCAGTCGGCGTTTTTCGTGCGCAACAACCTGCCGACACCACCGGAATCCATCATCGCCAACCGCGACGGCTGGCGCTTCGAGGTCAGCGGCGTGGCCCGTCCCGGCAGCCTGACGCTGGCGGAACTGAAAGCCCTGCCGACGCGGGTGGTGGCCAGCGTGTTGCAATGTTCCGGCAATGGCCGCGCGTTCTTCCCGCACCGGCCGTCGGGTTCGCCGTGGAGCCTGGGCGCGGCGGGTTGCGCGCTGTGGACCGGGGTTCGTGTCGCTGACGTGCTGGAACACTTTGGCGGTGCGCTCGAAGAGGCGCAGTACCTGACCGCCACCGGCGCCGAAGACCTGCCGGAGGGTGTCGATGCCGACCAGGTGGTGGTCGAACGCTCCATTCCGCTGGACAAGGGAATGGACGACTGCCTTTTGGCCTGGGAAATGAACGGTGAGCCGTTACCGCTGGTGCATGGCGGGCCGCTGCGGCTGATCGTGCCCGGCTACTACGGCGTCAACAACGTGAAATGGGTCAGGCGCCTGGCGCCCACGGCGGCCGAGTCGGGCGCCAAGATACAGGTCTCCGGTTACCGCGTCCGCGAGGTGGGGGAATCCGGCGGGCCGCAACACCCGTCAATGTGGCGGATGAACGTGAAATCCTGGCTGAACGGCCCCGGGGGTGACGGCGGACCGGTGGTGGCCGGCAAGGCGATGCTCTATGGCGTCGCCTTCTCCGGTGAGCGCGGCGTCAGCCGGGTCGAGGTCTCGGCCGATGAGGGCCAGACCTGGCGAGAGGCGGACTTCGTGGGCCCCGACCTGGGCCCCAATGCGTGGCGGAGTTTTGTCCTGCCGGTCGAACTGGCCGCGGGTGAATACCGGTTCGTGTCACGGGCCACCGACCGTCAGGGAGACACCCAGCCCGCGGACGCCACGCCCAACCACCGCGGCTATGGACACAACGGCTGGCGCGATGCCGCGCTGACCGTCAACGTGGTGAACACGTTACCGGCGGCCGCCGAACCAGAACCCGGGGAATCTGTACACCAAAACGCCGTAGCCACGCCTACCGCTGCGGTGGACACGCCACTGTCCCCGCTGGCGCGCGAAGGCAGGGCGGTCTACCTGGACCGGGCCCAGCCCGCCTGCGGCGCCTGCCATACCCTGGCCGATGCCGGCAGTGCAGGGGTCACCGGCCCCAACCTGGATGTCCTGAAACCCGGCGCCGACCGGGTGCGCCTGGCAGTCGAGCAGGGCGTCGGCGCGATGCCCGCGTTCGACGCCCTGCTGACCGAGACCGAAATCGAGGCCCTGGCCGCCTACGTGGCGGAAGCGACCCGTTAG